A genomic region of Nymphaea colorata isolate Beijing-Zhang1983 chromosome 2, ASM883128v2, whole genome shotgun sequence contains the following coding sequences:
- the LOC116247641 gene encoding disease resistance protein RPV1-like isoform X2, producing MAQILINQLSPRGKAFEKLKVLSIDGAEIKVTPDFMCLPCLVELTLKDCPVLTTIDESIGKLERLACLSITACPTLEKLPDSICRLSSLKELRITSCSKISSLPERLGDLESLMKLEIEKASIKTIPDSVGGLTKLCELIVVDCVHLNVLPDSICWLSSLKVLSLDLGGLGSLPERLGDMGSLSEFDLCGTHIDKIPDSIGELKNLRKLLLSRCARLSRLPDSICLLSSLEILDLEDCLSLASLPERLGDMGALRKLKLSSTSIDKIPDSISHLTNLRELLLLKCRLSDLPDSICRLNSLEMLDLKRCRVLFSVSERIGDMEALKKLDLSWTLIHTIPDSIGLLTNLRELSLEGSQLLRELPDSICQLSLLKSLSLEGCYGLYTLPERLGDMEKLEELILDNTRIEIIPDSVGQLKNLRLLSLQGCKLLKALPNSIRELCSLRELKISGTNLRGFENDICHLVAINELTSSSSELFGLCDQSHKAIRHLHLIDAAIEELPDCVGRMENLEELLLECEMLRALPNWIERFSKKLTELEIRSKLLKTLPDCIGSLKQLTKVTLECDNLRALPDSIGSLEKILWLDLDCENLEALPDSVGRLSNIRTLEILSDNLKALPNSIMSLEWVERLHLYCLSLEAIPDFIGGWKHLHDFYVLSSSLKALPDSIGSLKGVRVLKLKCKNLEMLPDSIGELELLSYFEVFSHGLKYLPNSIRSLTRIEFLILECVNLEALSNSMETLQSLVHLGLHCDNFTAPPDFIGRLENLMVFSFKSKNLKHLHATTCVSLGRLKQLSLSGCENLEDLADASTQQSGFAHLTSLQSLYLVDCKRLEYLPQLPSSLFLLDASRCISLRKTSEVSNLTTLTILNLGCCKLLEDVPGLENIATNLKVLELPGPCGFTESCHLRHDFKNKVSKEITFENLKSFKMSGSLVEGSATGQQQLHFILPKFPFSWLRRARLYLHLDKVLSPIHIAIIANDIIVFEKIAEVEGDGLNLDLSEESIVSTGQGEHCYTIQVTVDVSQLQNVWALIERSS from the exons ATGGCCCAAATTCTTATAAACCAATTGTCACCGAGAGGAAAG gcctttgaaaaattgaaagttcTCTCGATTGATGGCGCAGAAATAAAGGTTACCCCTGATTTCATGTGTCTCCCTTGCCTAGTGGAATTGACACTCAAAGACTGCCCAGTGTTAACTACAATAGATGAATCAATCGGGAAACTCGAGAGATTGGCTTGCTTAAGCATAACTGCATGTCCAACTCTGGAGAAACTACCAGACTCCATTTGCAGACTGAGTTCACTTAAAGAACTTCGTATAACTTCTTGTTCTAAAATTTCCTCTTTGCCAGAACGATTAGGGGATTTGGAGTCACTTATGAAGCTTGAGATTGAGAAGGCAAGTATCAAGACTATTCCTGACTCAGTTGGAGGGCTCACAAAACTTTGTGAATTGATTGTGGTTGATTGCGTACACTTGAATGTGCTGCCTGATTCTATTTGCTGGTTAAGTTCTCTTAAGGTCCTTAGCCTTGACCTTGGTGGTTTGGGTTCTTTGCCTGAGCGATTGGGGGACATGGGATCACTTAGTGAGTTTGATCTTTGTGGAACGCATATAGACAAGATACCTGATTCAATAGGTGAACTTAAAAACTTGCGTAAGCTACTTCTAAGTCGGTGTGCTAGACTCTCAAGATTGCCTGATTCCATCTGCCTGTTGAGTTCTCTTGAAATCCTTGACCTTGAAGATTGTCTTTCTTTAGCTTCTTTGCCAGAGAGGTTGGGAGACATGGGAGCACTTAGGAAGCTTAAACTTAGTAGCACAAGTATAGACAAGATACCTGATTCAATAAGTCATCTTACAAACCTGCGTGAGCTACTTCTCCTCAAATGCAGACTATCAGATTTACCTGATTCCATTTGCAGGTTAAATTCTCTTGAAATGCTTGACTTGAAAAGATGTAGAGTGCTCTTTTCTGTGTCAGAACGAATAGGGGACATGGAAGCATTGAAGAAGCTTGACCTTTCGTGGACATTGATTCATACTATACCTGATTCTATTGGGCTGCTTACCAACCTTCGTGAGCTATCTTTGGAAGGTTCACAACTCTTGAGAGAGCTACCGGATTCCATTTGCCAGCTAAGTTTGCTGAAGTCGCTCAGCCTTGAAGGGTGCTATGGTTTGTACACTTTGCCAGAAAGATTAGGAGACATGGAGAAACTGGAGGAGCTTATTCTTGACAATACCAGAATAGAGATCATACCTGATTCAGTTGGACAGCTTAAAAACCTTCGCCTGCTATCTTTGCAAGGTTGCAAGCTCCTAAAAGCATTACCTAATTCCATTAGAGAATTGTGCTCCCTACGAGAACTCAAAATCTCGGGAACAAACTTAAGGGGCTTTGAGAACGACATTTGTCATCTTGTAGCTATCAATGAATTGACAAGTTCATCTTCCGAGTTGTTTGGCTTGTGCGATCAATCTCACAAAGCCATAAGGCATCTTCACTTGATTGATGCTGCGATTGAGGAGTTGCCCGATTGTGTTGGCAGGATGGAAAACCTTGAGGAGCTACTGCTAGAATGTGAAATGCTTAGAGCTTTACCCAACTGGATTGAGCGATTCTCCAAGAAACTTACTGAATTGGAGATTAGAAGCAAGCTTCTGAAAACTTTGCCCGACTGTATTGGATCACTCAAACAGCTTACAAAAGTGACTCTGGAGTGTGATAACCTCAGGGCTTTGCCCGACTCGATTGGGTCACTAGAAAAGATTTTGTGGTTGGATTTGGACTGTGAAAACCTCGAAGCTTTACCTGATTCAGTTGGAAGGTTGAGCAATATTCGTACCCTTGAAATTTTATCTGACAATTTGAAAGCCCTACCAAACTCGATCATGTCACTAGAATGGGTTGAACGCTTGCATCTATATTGCTTGAGCCTGGAGGCTATACCTGATTTTATTGGAGGATGGAAGCATCTTCATGACTTTTATGTGTTGTCAAGTAGTCTTAAAGCTCTACCTGACTCCATTGGGTCATTGAAAGGGGTTAGAGTGTTAAAGTTGAAGTGCAAAAACCTCGAGATGCTACCTGATTCCATTGGAGAATTAGAACTCCTTTCGTACTTTGAAGTGTTCTCCCATGGTCTCAAATATTTGCCCAACTCCATCCGCTCCCTGACAAGGATTGAGTTCTTGATACTAGAGTGTGTGAACCTTGAAGCTTTGTCTAACTCTATGGAAACATTGCAAAGTCTTGTGCATTTAGGATTGCATTGTGACAATTTCACAGCACCACCTGATTTCATTGGACGATTGGAAAATCTTATGGTCTTCTCGTTCAAGAGCAAGAACCTAAAACACTTGCATGCAACAACTTGTGTGTCCTTGGGAAGACTTAAGCAGCTATCATTGAGTGGTTGTGAGAACTTGGAAGACTTGGCAGATGCCTCTACTCAACAATCAGGTTTCGCTCACCTCACATCCTTACAATCGCTTTATTTGGTGGACTGCAAGAGGCTTGAGTATCTTCCTCAACttccctcttctcttttcttgctTGACGCTTCTAGATGCATCAGTTTGAGGAAAACATCAGAGGTTTCAAACTTGACGACTTTGACGATTTTGAACTTGGGTTGTTGTAAGTTGCTTGAAGATGTGCCTGGCCTCGAAAATATTGCAACCAACTTGAAAGTATTGGAACTGCCTGGTCCCTGTGGTTTCACGGAATCTTGCCATCTTCGTcatgatttcaaaaataaagtGTCCAAG GAGATaacttttgaaaacttgaaaagctTCAAGATGTCTGGGTCTCTGGTGGAAGGATCTGCAACAGGACAGCAGCAGCTGCACTTCATCCTCCCAAAATTTCCGTTTAGTTGGTTGAGAAGAGCACGGCTGTACTTACACCTAGACAAGGTCCTCTCACCCATCCACATAGCGATCATAGCCAATGACATtattgtgtttgagaaaattgcTGAAGTCGAGGGCGATGGACTCAATTTGGACTTGAGTGAGGAGAGCATTGTGAGCACAGGGCAAGGGGAGCATTGCTATACCATACAAGTGACGGTGGATGTGTCCCAACTGCAGAATGTCTGGGCACTTATCGAGAGATCGAGTTAG
- the LOC116248241 gene encoding uncharacterized protein LOC116248241 isoform X1 has protein sequence MVSLLRLTMDVAEYRLDGNADAVEFCPYDSFHDILAAATYTLQEGDEPCRIGGISVFSVMQGSGLKLLQHIETTGIFDIKWNPCLGHKLLAEANSGGFLRLHELNCNHGTAEDTGEVLKEVVKEDVSSSMCLCLDWNLSSSSIAVGLSDGSVSIVTISEAQLEITQHWQAHDFEVWASAFDVHHHQLLYTGADDCKFSCWDLRECTSAMIFQNSKAHKMGVCCIQKNPMNTNLLLTGSYDESLRLWDMRATSRPILEQQISLGGGVWKFKHHPSIPGLVLAACMHNGFAIVRIKEDGMELLENYQKHESLAYGADWHHGKVQLKGETGAGSLVATCSFYDRQLRLWLPNVL, from the exons ATGGTCTCCTTGTTACGGCTG ACGATGGATGTGGCGGAGTACCGTTTAGATGGAAATGCTGATGCAGTTGAATTCTGCCCATATGATTCATTTCATGACATATTGGCTGCTGCAACATACACATTGCAAGAGGGTGATGAACCATGTCGAATTGGGGGAATATCAGTTTTCTCTGTCATGCAAGGATCAGGACTCAAACTGCTTCAACACATTGAAACAACTGGTATATTTGATATAAAATGGAATCCTTGTCTAGGACATAAACTACTTGCCGAAGCGAACTCTGGTGGCTTTCTGAGGCTTCATGAACTGAACTGCAACCATGGCACAGCTGAAGACACAG GTGAGGTTCTGAAGGAGGTTGTTAAGGAGGATGTTAGTTCTTCAATGTGTTTATGCCTGGATTGGAACTTGTCGTCTTCATCCATAGCAGTTGGACTTTCTGATGGTTCAGTTTCCATTGTCACCATTTCAGAAGCCCAGCTTGAAATAACACAACATTGGCAAGCTCATGATTTTGAAGTTTGGGCTTCTGCCTTTGATGTGCACCACCACCAATTGTTGTATACTGGTGCCGATGATTGCAAATTCAGTTGCTGGGACTTACGAGAGTGTACATCAGCAATGATATTTCAGAACAGCAAGGCGCACAAGATGGGAGTGTGCTGCATACAAAAGAATCCCATGAATACTAATTTACTGCTTACTGGAAGCTATGATGAATCACTTAGGTTATGGGACATGCGGGCAACTTCTAGGCCAATATTGGAACAACAAATTTCATTGGGGGGTGGAGTTTGGAAATTTAAGCATCATCCTAGCATACCTGGGCTAGTGCTGGCAGCTTGCATGCACAATGGATTTGCCATTGTTAGGATAAAGGAAGATGGCATGGAACTGCTAGAGAATTACCAGAAACATGAGTCATTAGCGTATGGCGCAGACTGGCATCACGGGAAAGTTCAATTGAAAGGTGAGACTGGTGCAGGTTCTCTGGTGGCTACTTGTTCATTCTATGATCGTCAACTCCGTTTGTGGCTGCCAAATGTTTTGTGA
- the LOC116247641 gene encoding disease resistance protein RPV1-like isoform X1, with amino-acid sequence MFFIGYGREKATYMWESCGWFPNYAIKVLVERSLIVIDEEDKELLMHDQIRDMGRAIVEEESSCKPEKQSRLWNSQDSWSLLQRKVPVTIDAEGMDLMPDETKPKDKCVSAQCFEEMPNMRYFCAWCVNFQGTFQRFPADLKWLYLWKCHFDSPPSDFNLEEIAVFSLYHTNMAQILINQLSPRGKAFEKLKVLSIDGAEIKVTPDFMCLPCLVELTLKDCPVLTTIDESIGKLERLACLSITACPTLEKLPDSICRLSSLKELRITSCSKISSLPERLGDLESLMKLEIEKASIKTIPDSVGGLTKLCELIVVDCVHLNVLPDSICWLSSLKVLSLDLGGLGSLPERLGDMGSLSEFDLCGTHIDKIPDSIGELKNLRKLLLSRCARLSRLPDSICLLSSLEILDLEDCLSLASLPERLGDMGALRKLKLSSTSIDKIPDSISHLTNLRELLLLKCRLSDLPDSICRLNSLEMLDLKRCRVLFSVSERIGDMEALKKLDLSWTLIHTIPDSIGLLTNLRELSLEGSQLLRELPDSICQLSLLKSLSLEGCYGLYTLPERLGDMEKLEELILDNTRIEIIPDSVGQLKNLRLLSLQGCKLLKALPNSIRELCSLRELKISGTNLRGFENDICHLVAINELTSSSSELFGLCDQSHKAIRHLHLIDAAIEELPDCVGRMENLEELLLECEMLRALPNWIERFSKKLTELEIRSKLLKTLPDCIGSLKQLTKVTLECDNLRALPDSIGSLEKILWLDLDCENLEALPDSVGRLSNIRTLEILSDNLKALPNSIMSLEWVERLHLYCLSLEAIPDFIGGWKHLHDFYVLSSSLKALPDSIGSLKGVRVLKLKCKNLEMLPDSIGELELLSYFEVFSHGLKYLPNSIRSLTRIEFLILECVNLEALSNSMETLQSLVHLGLHCDNFTAPPDFIGRLENLMVFSFKSKNLKHLHATTCVSLGRLKQLSLSGCENLEDLADASTQQSGFAHLTSLQSLYLVDCKRLEYLPQLPSSLFLLDASRCISLRKTSEVSNLTTLTILNLGCCKLLEDVPGLENIATNLKVLELPGPCGFTESCHLRHDFKNKVSKEITFENLKSFKMSGSLVEGSATGQQQLHFILPKFPFSWLRRARLYLHLDKVLSPIHIAIIANDIIVFEKIAEVEGDGLNLDLSEESIVSTGQGEHCYTIQVTVDVSQLQNVWALIERSS; translated from the exons atgttttttattggtTACGGCAGAGAAAAAGCTACTTACATGTGGGAGAGTTGTGGTTGGTTCCCAAATTACGCAATTAAGGTACTTGTGGAAAGGTCTCTCATCGTGATAGATGAGGAGGATAAAGAGCTTTTGATGCACGATCAAATACGAGACATGGGGAGAGCCATAGTTGAGGAAGAAAGCTCTTGCAAGCCTGAGAAGCAGAGCAGACTATGGAATTCTCAGGACTCGTGGAGTTTACTGCAAAGAAAG GTGCCAGTGACTATTGATGCTGAAGGGATGGACTTGATGCCTGATGAAACAAAGCCCAAGGATAAATGTGTTAGTGCCCAATGCTTTGAAGAAATGCCCAACATGAGATATTTTTGTGCTTGGTGTGTAAACTTCCAAGGTACATTCCAAAGATTTCCTGCAGATTTAAAATGGTTGTATTTGTGGAAATGTCACTTTGACTCTCCACCTTCTGATTTTAATCTCGAGGAAATTGCCGTCTTTTCCCTATATCACACCAACATGGCCCAAATTCTTATAAACCAATTGTCACCGAGAGGAAAG gcctttgaaaaattgaaagttcTCTCGATTGATGGCGCAGAAATAAAGGTTACCCCTGATTTCATGTGTCTCCCTTGCCTAGTGGAATTGACACTCAAAGACTGCCCAGTGTTAACTACAATAGATGAATCAATCGGGAAACTCGAGAGATTGGCTTGCTTAAGCATAACTGCATGTCCAACTCTGGAGAAACTACCAGACTCCATTTGCAGACTGAGTTCACTTAAAGAACTTCGTATAACTTCTTGTTCTAAAATTTCCTCTTTGCCAGAACGATTAGGGGATTTGGAGTCACTTATGAAGCTTGAGATTGAGAAGGCAAGTATCAAGACTATTCCTGACTCAGTTGGAGGGCTCACAAAACTTTGTGAATTGATTGTGGTTGATTGCGTACACTTGAATGTGCTGCCTGATTCTATTTGCTGGTTAAGTTCTCTTAAGGTCCTTAGCCTTGACCTTGGTGGTTTGGGTTCTTTGCCTGAGCGATTGGGGGACATGGGATCACTTAGTGAGTTTGATCTTTGTGGAACGCATATAGACAAGATACCTGATTCAATAGGTGAACTTAAAAACTTGCGTAAGCTACTTCTAAGTCGGTGTGCTAGACTCTCAAGATTGCCTGATTCCATCTGCCTGTTGAGTTCTCTTGAAATCCTTGACCTTGAAGATTGTCTTTCTTTAGCTTCTTTGCCAGAGAGGTTGGGAGACATGGGAGCACTTAGGAAGCTTAAACTTAGTAGCACAAGTATAGACAAGATACCTGATTCAATAAGTCATCTTACAAACCTGCGTGAGCTACTTCTCCTCAAATGCAGACTATCAGATTTACCTGATTCCATTTGCAGGTTAAATTCTCTTGAAATGCTTGACTTGAAAAGATGTAGAGTGCTCTTTTCTGTGTCAGAACGAATAGGGGACATGGAAGCATTGAAGAAGCTTGACCTTTCGTGGACATTGATTCATACTATACCTGATTCTATTGGGCTGCTTACCAACCTTCGTGAGCTATCTTTGGAAGGTTCACAACTCTTGAGAGAGCTACCGGATTCCATTTGCCAGCTAAGTTTGCTGAAGTCGCTCAGCCTTGAAGGGTGCTATGGTTTGTACACTTTGCCAGAAAGATTAGGAGACATGGAGAAACTGGAGGAGCTTATTCTTGACAATACCAGAATAGAGATCATACCTGATTCAGTTGGACAGCTTAAAAACCTTCGCCTGCTATCTTTGCAAGGTTGCAAGCTCCTAAAAGCATTACCTAATTCCATTAGAGAATTGTGCTCCCTACGAGAACTCAAAATCTCGGGAACAAACTTAAGGGGCTTTGAGAACGACATTTGTCATCTTGTAGCTATCAATGAATTGACAAGTTCATCTTCCGAGTTGTTTGGCTTGTGCGATCAATCTCACAAAGCCATAAGGCATCTTCACTTGATTGATGCTGCGATTGAGGAGTTGCCCGATTGTGTTGGCAGGATGGAAAACCTTGAGGAGCTACTGCTAGAATGTGAAATGCTTAGAGCTTTACCCAACTGGATTGAGCGATTCTCCAAGAAACTTACTGAATTGGAGATTAGAAGCAAGCTTCTGAAAACTTTGCCCGACTGTATTGGATCACTCAAACAGCTTACAAAAGTGACTCTGGAGTGTGATAACCTCAGGGCTTTGCCCGACTCGATTGGGTCACTAGAAAAGATTTTGTGGTTGGATTTGGACTGTGAAAACCTCGAAGCTTTACCTGATTCAGTTGGAAGGTTGAGCAATATTCGTACCCTTGAAATTTTATCTGACAATTTGAAAGCCCTACCAAACTCGATCATGTCACTAGAATGGGTTGAACGCTTGCATCTATATTGCTTGAGCCTGGAGGCTATACCTGATTTTATTGGAGGATGGAAGCATCTTCATGACTTTTATGTGTTGTCAAGTAGTCTTAAAGCTCTACCTGACTCCATTGGGTCATTGAAAGGGGTTAGAGTGTTAAAGTTGAAGTGCAAAAACCTCGAGATGCTACCTGATTCCATTGGAGAATTAGAACTCCTTTCGTACTTTGAAGTGTTCTCCCATGGTCTCAAATATTTGCCCAACTCCATCCGCTCCCTGACAAGGATTGAGTTCTTGATACTAGAGTGTGTGAACCTTGAAGCTTTGTCTAACTCTATGGAAACATTGCAAAGTCTTGTGCATTTAGGATTGCATTGTGACAATTTCACAGCACCACCTGATTTCATTGGACGATTGGAAAATCTTATGGTCTTCTCGTTCAAGAGCAAGAACCTAAAACACTTGCATGCAACAACTTGTGTGTCCTTGGGAAGACTTAAGCAGCTATCATTGAGTGGTTGTGAGAACTTGGAAGACTTGGCAGATGCCTCTACTCAACAATCAGGTTTCGCTCACCTCACATCCTTACAATCGCTTTATTTGGTGGACTGCAAGAGGCTTGAGTATCTTCCTCAACttccctcttctcttttcttgctTGACGCTTCTAGATGCATCAGTTTGAGGAAAACATCAGAGGTTTCAAACTTGACGACTTTGACGATTTTGAACTTGGGTTGTTGTAAGTTGCTTGAAGATGTGCCTGGCCTCGAAAATATTGCAACCAACTTGAAAGTATTGGAACTGCCTGGTCCCTGTGGTTTCACGGAATCTTGCCATCTTCGTcatgatttcaaaaataaagtGTCCAAG GAGATaacttttgaaaacttgaaaagctTCAAGATGTCTGGGTCTCTGGTGGAAGGATCTGCAACAGGACAGCAGCAGCTGCACTTCATCCTCCCAAAATTTCCGTTTAGTTGGTTGAGAAGAGCACGGCTGTACTTACACCTAGACAAGGTCCTCTCACCCATCCACATAGCGATCATAGCCAATGACATtattgtgtttgagaaaattgcTGAAGTCGAGGGCGATGGACTCAATTTGGACTTGAGTGAGGAGAGCATTGTGAGCACAGGGCAAGGGGAGCATTGCTATACCATACAAGTGACGGTGGATGTGTCCCAACTGCAGAATGTCTGGGCACTTATCGAGAGATCGAGTTAG
- the LOC116248241 gene encoding uncharacterized protein LOC116248241 isoform X2, which produces MDVAEYRLDGNADAVEFCPYDSFHDILAAATYTLQEGDEPCRIGGISVFSVMQGSGLKLLQHIETTGIFDIKWNPCLGHKLLAEANSGGFLRLHELNCNHGTAEDTGEVLKEVVKEDVSSSMCLCLDWNLSSSSIAVGLSDGSVSIVTISEAQLEITQHWQAHDFEVWASAFDVHHHQLLYTGADDCKFSCWDLRECTSAMIFQNSKAHKMGVCCIQKNPMNTNLLLTGSYDESLRLWDMRATSRPILEQQISLGGGVWKFKHHPSIPGLVLAACMHNGFAIVRIKEDGMELLENYQKHESLAYGADWHHGKVQLKGETGAGSLVATCSFYDRQLRLWLPNVL; this is translated from the exons ATGGATGTGGCGGAGTACCGTTTAGATGGAAATGCTGATGCAGTTGAATTCTGCCCATATGATTCATTTCATGACATATTGGCTGCTGCAACATACACATTGCAAGAGGGTGATGAACCATGTCGAATTGGGGGAATATCAGTTTTCTCTGTCATGCAAGGATCAGGACTCAAACTGCTTCAACACATTGAAACAACTGGTATATTTGATATAAAATGGAATCCTTGTCTAGGACATAAACTACTTGCCGAAGCGAACTCTGGTGGCTTTCTGAGGCTTCATGAACTGAACTGCAACCATGGCACAGCTGAAGACACAG GTGAGGTTCTGAAGGAGGTTGTTAAGGAGGATGTTAGTTCTTCAATGTGTTTATGCCTGGATTGGAACTTGTCGTCTTCATCCATAGCAGTTGGACTTTCTGATGGTTCAGTTTCCATTGTCACCATTTCAGAAGCCCAGCTTGAAATAACACAACATTGGCAAGCTCATGATTTTGAAGTTTGGGCTTCTGCCTTTGATGTGCACCACCACCAATTGTTGTATACTGGTGCCGATGATTGCAAATTCAGTTGCTGGGACTTACGAGAGTGTACATCAGCAATGATATTTCAGAACAGCAAGGCGCACAAGATGGGAGTGTGCTGCATACAAAAGAATCCCATGAATACTAATTTACTGCTTACTGGAAGCTATGATGAATCACTTAGGTTATGGGACATGCGGGCAACTTCTAGGCCAATATTGGAACAACAAATTTCATTGGGGGGTGGAGTTTGGAAATTTAAGCATCATCCTAGCATACCTGGGCTAGTGCTGGCAGCTTGCATGCACAATGGATTTGCCATTGTTAGGATAAAGGAAGATGGCATGGAACTGCTAGAGAATTACCAGAAACATGAGTCATTAGCGTATGGCGCAGACTGGCATCACGGGAAAGTTCAATTGAAAGGTGAGACTGGTGCAGGTTCTCTGGTGGCTACTTGTTCATTCTATGATCGTCAACTCCGTTTGTGGCTGCCAAATGTTTTGTGA